The sequence TTGAAACAGCCTTTCGTCTAGGATCAACGCCTCCAATTTAATAGTCTATCTATTCGTAATTGTGAAAAAATCTTTGGTTATCTTGCAATGAACGCAAGGAATCGTGACAAAACAAACAGTTTCACGGGTATAAACAAGAAATTGCAAGATCGCTAAAATTAGTCGGATAAaacgtaattcgatatttgAAGATAAAACAGACACTTTGCCAGATCAACTATATAGTTTCTACGTACCTGCTAAAACGTTGTTATTCACTAAAATAAACAATCTTGACTATGCAGAATGACGATTCgactaaatttatttcatattattatttataacgattaCTATACACGCGGAAGtcattaataatcaaatagaaataaaaatatacataagaaATAATGTAAGATTAATTCGTCTCTTCTGATTGGTGACCACGTTTCATTGTAAATACATCCTTTACGAATGGTCAAAGCTTTTGTCTATTTCGGCATAATGAATGTAAGGGTCGAATGGGGTGCAAAAGGGTTCGACGAAAAGTGTAACGTGGTTGGAGGATAGCCAGTGGATGGAGGATGCAATTCCTCGGTCGATATTCTGGCACGACAGGGGATGCCGGTTAGGGCCAGACTTGGCTCCCTCTAGGGCGTTGTTGTAAACGTCTCTTGTGTGTGGCACAAGGTCAAACGGAAGATGATTCACCGATGAGGAGCGACATGGTCGATTGTTTAACTGTTGAGTATACTAATCATTTACATGTAcaactttatattatttaatgatttaaCGGTACTAAAAGGACAGTAAATATTCAATCCTTACTACAAAAAAGGTAGGATATCACTCAAAGACGtgtaaattgtataaaatctGTCGACAAATCTGGTTCGTTTACATGTTTAAATTCAGCCATCTTCACTCGCTTTAGATTCTAATTACCCCAATTCCCTTGATTTCTAATGGTAGGCGTTTTCTTCACGAGGATCTCAAATGCATGATGAAAAGtgcaatgaaataaattaattaaagaagattAATAGCTACATTTTAAATGGTAatacgaaagagaaaaggttAGACGATTATGGATAAGGAATACCGAGTAAAATTAATCATCGCATTGCTAAGGATAATCAGCTTATTCATCACGTTTATGAAGGCGTCAGTGAACTTTGAGAGTCACTGGCCTGCAAGAACCGACCTCCTTACGGGCTCATTGAATTTTTCCCTCTCTACCAGAACTCTTGTAGTTCACTGTCATCCTCGAAGCAAAAGAGTGGGAGAGGGTTAGTTTCGCAAGGAAACTCAGCTCTTCATTACCAAGGATACAGCGTCTATCGGTAGCtagcataaatatttaaaatgtattcgGAGAACGGTAGTTACTACTTGTGCCAGTTTCACATGGTTAATTTTCTGTCGCCAATTTGCCGGAAACGGAACGCGACTACTTAATGAATTCTTCCGGAACTTCGATAGATGCATCGCACACACGACTAATCGTTCTATGAACATGAATCTTTAATTGCTAAAGAAAGCttaaagatatttgaaaaaaaaacactgaCAGTTTTATTAACTGCGACTTTCACAACAGCTttcatatatgaaatataattacaattaataaataatactttatttgaacgaaaatgccaaaatgaaattattctacaatACGAGAAGCTTATCTTTATATAAGTCACGGATTACACATTTCGTTCCTATGTATTTAATCCACGCTCgtagaaatacgaaatttacaTTGCATATAACTTTTATGGGAATGTCCTATTTTTGCAAACGTGTAGTAACCGAGTACAATAAACAAAATGAGCTAACGTGGATTCAAAATTAAGcagttaaaatatatacaccGACACAAGTGAGAATAGACGGTTGCTGATCGATAATAAGTTCAATATTTCGACATCACACGAGAAAATtggtataaattttcaatctgGCATAACCTAttcgttatataaatttttggcAATTACGACAAAATTCAAGAAATGTTTGAACTGAGGGCGAAATTACATGTCGATAAcaatacttaaatatattttatagcgtTCAATAAGATCGATGTCAAATATACGAGAACCGAAAGGAACAAGTCCTTGTATGATCGGCACTATTAAAAtcaagcaaaaaaaaaaaaaaaaagtgttaTTTTTgcgtttttattatattttgttttggtcgaagaaattataatagtctaaaatattttatcagtttACATAAAACTGAAACatgtgataaaaaaaaaataagactAGCCATCAAAAATGCTACATTAGCGGGAAAACATCTTTCTACTAGAGGAGCAAacaattcttcgtttcttgtAATTAAACACAACTGAAAAGGAATTCACCGAGACGATTGCCATGCGACAAACGTTACAACACAACCGCGAGCTTTTACTCATCAATGATATACGATCATTTTTCCGTCACCGATCACAGTTGGTCTTCGAGTGTTTGACTATCGTATCGTGAAACTGGAAATGAATCATCCGTTTCCTGGAAGCAAGGAATTGCGATTGGCACATAAAAATGCACCTACGTGagagattttaattatgtttggTTTGTTGTTAGAGGTATGAAAATCAATCGCACAAACGATTTCGAACAAATAATTGAGACTAAATGATATCAGTTGATTGGTATGGCCAAAGGAAGAAAGCAGTTGTTCTCGCGGCGTATTGCCGGGACAGAAATGGCGACCGGCGCGTCTGCTTCGGCCATAACCACAAAGTAAGTCATGTACCGGTTTCCGAAGGATCGCTGACATTTTTTGGAAGTTGGATACATGCACAGTATGATATTTACCATTTCGTGATGTAGTAGCCGGTGAGAAGAATCACGTAAACAAGCACTTTTAACCTACACTTTCACGAGAGCCTCGGTCTGGTGGAACTGGATAGGCGCAGTGTCCAGTCGCGGGGGTCGCGGCTCACGAACGAAAGGGAAGGGAGGCTCCTCTCTTAGCTAGCTTTCTGCGAATCCTGTATCCCTACGCCTGCGCGCGCGCACTCTGATTAACTTTGTCTTGATTGGCCGATCACTggttaacaaaaattcataattgaTTAGATCGATAccttttttatgaaaattgattaacAAATCGTATATTTCGAGCAGTCTATCCTTTTCCATGGTAAATCAACgaattaaatacatacaaaCGTATACTTTGTTTTGGAACCGGTAGGATTGTTCCAGTGCGCAAGCGTTGAGTGATGCGGTCATGCCGGTCGTTTATATAGCATTCCATTTTGTCTAGAATACGATTTTTTCTCGGACTATCTTATGAATAAGAACAATTGATAAGTTCTTTGGTGTCGTAGAACAACTATACAGACCATCTAAGGACCAATAATAGGTAATCTGTGGAAAATAATCATCGATGTGACCTGCCGGTCATACCAACCAATCATAGTATGGGACGTGGGGAAATTACCTTATATGGGCAGCGGCATGCAAGCGATCGCATATAGACGTCGCGCGTCGTTCTGTGCGCATGCCGCTTGCTTTGCGTGCGCACAACGCGCAATGTAGTTGACAGTTTCAAAACACTCCGAACCGTACAGCACATCAATTTGCCGATAACCTCGAGTAATTATcggtaaaaattaaatcatcgacataatgaatttttctgtTACAAATATCACTaacataagaaaaatatattatctctTTTAAATTAAGTAAGCCAGATTTGATAAGGGTGCTTCAAGTAATGTATATGGCAGATATAttaatgtaatgttatatttatgtttaagaAATGACATTATGATTATTTGAAgcacagaaattaataaattataatattgacATAAATATGCTTTTCTTAGATAGTATATATGTCTTGATACAccaaaaatacaattaaatactATATGAAGTATCTGGTTGAAGAAATGTAagtacatttatacatatacatgtatgtattacAATATTGTTGCCAATCATACAGTTTAAAAGCatatgaaatacatttaaGGATTgtttttgatataattaagaaatcttagattattataatttataatacataatataattaaaataataaacaagatTACGGTATATAAacgtaacaaattataaataaaggaatACTGAAGCAGTCTATATtgaattaaacatttcatatagagataattgaaatatatcttaatttaGTCTAGTCATTAatcgtatataaaaatttaatttataacttattgtgtttaatataaaaactgaGTATTTTTCTACGAACATAGTATCTCAGtttaattcttaatatattcTTGGGTAAGCAAAcataagtttttaaaatttgttctacTTGATACACAATTTAAGTAAGTTGTGATTGTTtccaaaaatgtaaattgtatGATTTTccttacataaataaaaatgagaatttttctaaaattttttaatagtacTGTTTaggtacatatatgtacaattttgGCAGATTTTTGGATAAAAGCAAACATGCTCTGTTTGGATAGTAGAGTAATGATTCTAATTAATACTTGATATTCATATATGTTGTAGTTTATCAGATTATATAACTATTTttgaatttgataaattatattaaataatttttgacatcttggataaataaaatttcttacaataacatttattttgaaataaatacatgaaatataaaaatttgtcccttaaaattagttttctttcaattaatttacttcCTTAATTAATAGTgcataattacaaaaaatggatattttttaacacaaggtatcaaatttttatttattcaagaTATCAACTTTATGATTATATCTAACGAGCAATATTATGGACAGAAGATGCAGCAAGATACCTAATCATTCTAGtatcaataaaaatcatattatatgataatacatTTGTTATGTatctatcaaatttaatagattaaaGTTAACAATAATCAGATTAACTAGACATAAGAAAAGTATacatctaaaaatattcttttatccttatttcgtacagaaatatatatatgtatatatgtatatatataagaatttagcaatttaaattatttgaattgtttagagaatatttacaaatttttgtagtaaACCATATTTTGAAGCTTGTGTAGCCAAATTATATTGGCAGTAGTTTGCAGTTTCAGTATTAGAACACTgcagagaataaaaaaatatctatacgTATGATAGTCTTCATAATGTTCTCATATAAAGCAATTAATCATcataaacataattataaaccaatttaaattcgtataaatttttgtatttttttatcgcCAGGTGGCCGcttattaatgtttattttaacatacaGAACATAGGAAAATGTCATATATTAATGTACGCAAATCATgattgatatatttatgaCCCATAGcgatttttgttattaaaattatctattcaatatttgtattagaaaattattaattattaattttcaatattgaatttatttcctCTCTAAAAGAGAACGAGTCAATTTACTTTAGttaaaaggtaaaaaataatgtattattgAGAGAGGAAAACAAATGCAATTATGAGGTCCTTAAATGATTCAAATTGTAATACTCTTTTGTTAAGtacttattaataatgttaaaaaaaaaaaatgttttaacgaACAATGAAATGCATTCTTTAGTAAAGAATACAATAACTATGTCTTtctaaatagaataatatgGTAGAAACCATCTATattctttctataaaaaaggaatcattatttataacaaaaaaataatgttatacgagaACTATACATAAGCTAGTTTCTCAGTCAACTGTTACAAAACTTCATCCTTGTTTTCAGAATTAATCAGATCATCAAGGactcattttttttatttctaaagcTAATAAAACGTTAGATTAGCCCTCGTTTTTTCTTATAATCTTCCAAATTTAAAGATCGTCGAGGTCCAGTATCTTTGATATTACTAATAGGTTTCGGCAATACGCTAACGGGATTATCTaaaaaaagcagaaataaCACGTACTTATATTTTACACTAAACTACCTTAAATTTTTACTGACAAAAAGACATAAAACGAATTTTTTGTAGGACTTACTTGGAATTGGTACTTCTAAGTCTATTGTGATATCAAAGTCGTGagcattaaataaatcttcagtactttgtttcttcttcgtttcttgactattttctttttcgctaGATACTGCTACTACTTCAGTTTGTTGAGGACTTGCTTTATCATTTACTAGAGCGGTAGACgatatttcttcatcttctgGTTTAAAAACCATTCTTGGTTTAGTACTTCTCCTAGTGAATGGATCATCAACTTTTTTACCTTTATTGGCTTTAATTTCTTcctattgtataaaaaatacatactagattaataaaattattatactttaataattttatattctataatttgtGTTATTAATTTACCATGATTGCTTTTTCAGCTTCTTCAACATTCTTTTTTCGGTTACGATCATTAATGTAAGATATGCTAGATATTGTTGCAGTACGCATTTTATCAAGTTCGGAAGCACGTTCTTCAAGTTCACTCAATTCTTGGTTAAGCCGACTGGCAGTTTCGTCATCCCCTCTACAATTAGCTGCATCTCTTTCACGCATAAGTTGCGCTTTCTTCATTGCATAGTTATATGGAGTTTGTTTAAATCTTTCCTTTTCCCGCactattttttctatatcttcttctttaaattcGTATACTAAAGCTTCTTTAAtgtcttttaatttttgttcaacTTCTTCAAAAGTTGGCATTGATATTCCTTGCAAAGCACAAGTTTCTttccatttgaaaaattcagatTCAGTAAACTCTTGGTTTGACACAAACTCTAATCTAAACACCCGTTCTTGTGCTCCATGTCTTAGTTTCAATCCTTTATTTGTTCTAGTTCCACCAAGTTGATAGATTTTTCCTGTTTCACAAACACCACTAATTTCAGCTACCCTATATACTGGTTTTCCATTATTGTTTCCAATGCCAATTCTAACAAAACAACCTTGTACCACTCTATCAAAGAAAGGTAGATGTACAAATCTTTCCATTTTATGACGTGATAATCTAATTTTGTTGAGATCTTCCTTGGTACTGACATATATTGGTTTCTTCGGTTTGGCTTTATTACTGGTAATAGATCTGTAAAATGATacatttgattattaatatcattaactTTCAACTAAtgcttttgaaaaaaagatttaatgTCACCAACTTTTTATCAGTATCAGAATCAGTATCCCTACTGTCACTTGAAGATGATCTGCGATGAGATGATGGTTTAgtagtttcttcttcttcaccACTATCTGATGAACCACTATCATCAGAATAAATATCAGATGCTTTAAGTTTTGTTTTGTTTGCTCCTCCTTTATGGTCATCTtctaattcttcttcttcaataTCCTTTGattgctgttgctgctgttctatcctttgtttttctttctcctctaaataagaaaagagaaataaaatatatctaagtttaataaacaataactttttatttaatattttacctctttcttttttctcttctcgtctTGCTTTTAGAAGAGACATTGCATGGAactttttatcttgtttttcttctattgTCTTTTTACGATCTTTGCTTCGTTCTTTAGGATCCGGGGCTCTGTcaactttcttttcctctgcactcttttctttcttccttgattccttttgtttttttaattcttgtttTTTAGCcattctcaattttttttcaatctcAAATCTTGTTTTCATGATTTCACGTTGTTCaatacgtttaaaaatttcttgttcACGTTCTTTTTCTGTCATTTGGGCAAGTCTTGCTTGATCCTCAGCATCTCCCATTAATTTATCATCATAACCATCGTTAAATTCTTCTTGGCTAGAGTCAGAAACACTGGCATCCGAATCTGAAACTTCAcctgaaaatataaagttattttataatgttatagaattataaaataattttacaaaatattaatattggtGCTGATTTCAGCTAATTACCTTCTTCTGGTTCAGAAACCTTTTCGGGCTCTATTTCACTGGCACTTTCTTCACTACTAGACTTTGTCATTTTACGTTTACTTCTTTTAGTTggcactttcttctttttatttttaccagTTTTTGCACCCCAATCATCATCTGAATCTGATGTGTCTGAATCATGTTTATTATCTTTTCTAGTAGTGCTAGTTTCTTCATTAGACTGAGAATCATCTTGGGCTttgcctttcttttttttggcGAGAGATAATAAGTCCTGATTcaaatacacacacacacatatatatatatgtatatatatataagttcaaaattagaattcaattgtttttaataaaaagaataatttgttaaatatataacatacaaaatatttatgattactATAAAAACTAGAATGTATATACATTCTTTCCTATTTAAgcttaaaataatgtaaatttttataaattaaaaatgaactATTTGAGTGTCTAACAGGTTATGTAAAGTAAATTTTGCttgtatattctttttataatatgtcTCAAAGGTACAGAAGGTACTTTAAGACAGcatatattactattaaacTTGATTTGATCAATTTTCGATATGTTAGAAGTTAACTATATGTGTAAAACAGAAGATATACAATATGAGATTTTTATGTAAGGTTATATCATTTACATTATCCAAGTCCGAGCCACTTTCTGATGCACTGCCACTACTATCAGAATCTATAAGAGCCTGATTCTTCCTTTTTGGCATTATCacgaaaatatgcaaatggAGATCGTGAAAATTGCACGCCCTCCTAACAAGGATAAATCTAACGTCATGCAAGCTACAATAAACTAGGAAGACCGCGTAGAACCAAAGACGTTAAACATTAACACTGATATAGTAGCGTATAGTAGTGTATAGCACGCAGCACGCCATTTCATCAACCTGGTTTTATACCGAACCAATAATATTATGCCATATTGTATGGAATTactatacattatttatttatacacaaaaataaagtatcgctatcgtaatatttctcttatataattaaagataatataaatccATGTAATGATTTCAGAGATGGCATAGTTTTCTTGTATAGtcaattggaaatttgaaCAGGGTTGTTATTCTTGGAGTACTAAAACACATTGTTTATGCCCGCGTAATTAtactttaaacatttaaaataaattaaaacttctaaataattaaatcttaataaattaatcagttttgaataatttaaaaaaaatgttatgaacaaatgtaatttttacttaattaattaattaattattttacactgTTTACAATTCATACGTACCGCGCTAAAACTTCCCCTACGAGAAGTCACATAATAGTTTCATTTTGGTAACATTTCCTTCCGTACATTGGTAATTATGAATGTTGACACTTTTTGCCGTCAATGGCGTATAATAGATGCACCTGTGTCGATGTGTCAGAAAAGTTTTATACTATATTGGATTTTATATGACGTTACAGTCAAGCAGTGAGATGTAATTATAGGAGTggcatttataaattaattgtaatagaTAGTAGTGTCGTAGAGAACGTGACCATTCTAATTACGGATGTTTAAAATTGGAATGTTCAATGGCTGTGAATATGGAAGTAGAAAAGAACACATCCAACGAGGTTGACACTCAACTTTCGGCAAACAATTCAATGGAATTTAATGACGATATTCAAAAAGAcaacgaaaatattaaagatgtCGAAGATTCATTGTCTTcccttaaaaatataacaattgaTAGCGAAAAACGTGATGATACTATTATATAcgcaaaatttgaaaattctcaaatttacGCGAAAAATTTAGGAGATAACCTAGTGTCCACAaatgaagaggaagaagaaaaaagcgatgaagataaagaaaaagaattattacaaGATGAGAAGGTTCTAAAAGATGATTGTAAGACTGAACAAGTAGAAGTAACATCAGAAAACTCTACTGATGGTTATGTATCTCAAGCTCCATTAGCTTTCACAATTGATTTTGGCAATAAGGAAATTGATACaactaaatatcaaaatttatttgaaagatataaTGCTAgacataaaagaaatttgtccACATCTAAGGTAAGTatattctgtataaaaatgtataaaaaattgaagtatcttaaaatatgcataaagtaaattcaatttttaggtagaaataaatacaaaaaagccTGGCACTTTAGTTTCTTCAAACTTAATGCAAAAACAAAAAGTTTCTAGTACACATTCTGAAGGCTATTTCAGTAGTGAGGATGACACAAAGCGAAAAACAGATCAATTATCAGAGAAACTGAAACAATTAGGTAATTTCATTATGTTAAAGTCATATTTAAATGTTGGAAAACTAAATTTGTAGCAagttctataaattttatctttgaaaaatgtttttttgatataatatatagtaattgtgaaactaagtaattaattttctttataaatatacattttatgctttaataataatatataggggagtatcattaattattagcataatttaattattttgtataatataaacatgtatttattatataatgtcTTGagtgtttaaatttttatcatgaTTGGAAAACAATTCCTTTTGAATAGCAAACTGAATATAATGGAAGACTATATTTGTAATGTATGAGTCATGATGAAGTCATCTTTACTAtgctttttaatattcttctcaAGTACTTTCGATATGTTCACAGTATATAGGCTGGCAACATTAATGATTATAATATCacatatgatattaaaatattatattatactagaTTAAAAGATTTTACTTGTCTGTAATATCAATAttgtcttttatatttttactgttttgcagttgtaatttattattgagttttatatttttttgtaattatatcacCTTATTTTTAGGttcaaaatcatttttaaaaccATCACATGCTTTAAAAAAGTCTGAATCTAATGTAAAAGTatctaattttcaaaataaacaaGATACAATGAGTAAATCTTTTGAACAGTCAAAACAACCTAAACTTCCTTATAAGAATCTCTCACTGGAACTTGGTTATACAGAGAAAACAAATACAACATCATATTGGGTACCACAAAAGTCTGCTACTATAAATGATTTAAGTAGAATTCAAGTAAACAATTATGATGATGAtgctgaaaaattatatacaaagaATATTGATCAAGATGATGAATATGAACATTCATCTGACAATGTATCTGAGAAAGTGTCTAACATAAATtatgttagaaataaaaacataagCGTTAAGGGATCCAATTTGTCTAGTGTCAGCTATACAATGGAAGTAAACCCAGATGATCTCGCTGAAACAGATATAGATGTTTTCAATGTTAGTAACGTTGATGGAGGATCAGATGAAGCAGTTAGTGAAGCAGGAACATATACAATTCATAAAGATTATACAGATGAGGAAAAAGCAAGAAtggatattgataaaatatttagtgtTGGTGTTTTAACTGAAGAAGACAGCAATGAAGCATGTATTCATAGTTTTAAAGTATGTCAATTAtacattgtttattataattatgataattgttctttgatagtatataaaatattttttattttaaagatgaGTATTTCAAGAGATAATAACACATGGATATCTGAATGGGCCACTCAGGTAGCAGAACATAATTCGCTACCGCCAGCAATTGGTGGGCCAACCGGTCGTACTCCTCCACTAAGTCCTTCCAAAATACCATCTCCTATTCATAGCAGATCGCAACGACTCGCTCGTAGCCgcaatgtataaaatattcattaactgtattaatatttacactgTACATGTGATGTACATACAAGCATacgtaatgataaatatttttaggaaCAAAGTGACAGTAGTTTAGATGCAGAATCatatttacgaataaaagaaagaattggtttaatttcaaatcaaCATATACTTATTGATTCTGGTGGAGAGTCAGACGATGATACCAGTAACAGTTATAATACACCTCCACAAAGTTCACAAAGAACACCAGTACATGGGGTTTTGGCCAGAAGAGGAAGTTTATCTGAATCTCTTTTTAGAAGAATTAATACCAACGAAAGTAGGAGAAGTATCCGCAAATATATAAGTTCAAGTAAATCAAAGACTGAAGATACAAATGCTGAATCAAGTAGTCCGTCCAAAGAGTTTACTTCCCTTCATTTAGGAAGACGAAGTAGTTCCTTGGACaggtaaaaaataaagagatcatttatatgtaaaaaatgtaatttaaataattcttgtaatttGATCTTTTGTAATGTAGGAGAGATTATACATGTAATACAACAGACAGTAATACGTCCAAAAGAAGTAGTACGAAATATTATCAAgatgatgaaattaaatactcaaataatacaattttaaatcgCCTAAGACCGTCTACACCAAAATTAACAAACAGTCCAATTGTAACTCGCAAAACTGTCACTCAAATTGTAAACTCTCCAGTATTGGAAAGAACcaagcatttgacaaaatctTCTCCACAAGCCAAAAatattggatattttacatgtGTCGAAAATAGGtacgcataaaaattcatttatatatttatatattaatatgtattaattatattgtttttatatttttagtcCATATATGTTAAGAAAATCAAATAGTACTGCAAATTATCATGAAGGAAATGTTGGCTTTAGTACAACAACAGATAGTGTTCTCCAAAATAGTCCAAATCTTAaacgtaatttaaatatccaaAGATCATGTAGCAAtgcaaatattagaaatataaaatcacaAAGCCAGTCATCCCGTCGCAGTAGCTTTAATAGTAGTGATATTGATAGAGCATCTTTAGCAGGAAGATATCTTGCTGCTTCTGACAGTAGCAGTGAAACTGGCGAACAGCAAGCAAAATCTTCATTAGGCTCAGTTTCTTctggaattaaattaaatcgagCTTTTAGTATAAGAAGAGCaaggtatttaaaaaatatatgcaatacaatgaaagtaataaatttaacattgacataatgtatttattattatgctGTACAATGCATAGATTAAGTTGTGAATCTGATACAACTCCAAATACAACTCCTGAAGAAAGACGTAGACGAGCACAAAGTGAAGTAAAACCAACTCCTATAAATAAACAGCAAAATTATCATCGAAGTCGTACAAGTATCGTGAATGTACACAATAAAGAATCTGTAAAGAAATCAGAACCTATAAAACCAAGAGCTGCGTCGATATCAAGAACTGATAGTACAAGACTTAGTATGAGAGCACCAAAATCATCTCAGGTAAGTATTTCAGATTTgtcaatgttttatttttcatatactaTATCTTAGTTCctctaaatttttaaaaattattgaagttaaatgtaattatataattagtagtaacttaaaa comes from Bombus pyrosoma isolate SC7728 linkage group LG2, ASM1482585v1, whole genome shotgun sequence and encodes:
- the LOC122577022 gene encoding putative leucine-rich repeat-containing protein DDB_G0290503 isoform X1, with the translated sequence MAVNMEVEKNTSNEVDTQLSANNSMEFNDDIQKDNENIKDVEDSLSSLKNITIDSEKRDDTIIYAKFENSQIYAKNLGDNLVSTNEEEEEKSDEDKEKELLQDEKVLKDDCKTEQVEVTSENSTDGYVSQAPLAFTIDFGNKEIDTTKYQNLFERYNARHKRNLSTSKVEINTKKPGTLVSSNLMQKQKVSSTHSEGYFSSEDDTKRKTDQLSEKLKQLGSKSFLKPSHALKKSESNVKVSNFQNKQDTMSKSFEQSKQPKLPYKNLSLELGYTEKTNTTSYWVPQKSATINDLSRIQVNNYDDDAEKLYTKNIDQDDEYEHSSDNVSEKVSNINYVRNKNISVKGSNLSSVSYTMEVNPDDLAETDIDVFNVSNVDGGSDEAVSEAGTYTIHKDYTDEEKARMDIDKIFSVGVLTEEDSNEACIHSFKMSISRDNNTWISEWATQVAEHNSLPPAIGGPTGRTPPLSPSKIPSPIHSRSQRLARSRNEQSDSSLDAESYLRIKERIGLISNQHILIDSGGESDDDTSNSYNTPPQSSQRTPVHGVLARRGSLSESLFRRINTNESRRSIRKYISSSKSKTEDTNAESSSPSKEFTSLHLGRRSSSLDRRDYTCNTTDSNTSKRSSTKYYQDDEIKYSNNTILNRLRPSTPKLTNSPIVTRKTVTQIVNSPVLERTKHLTKSSPQAKNIGYFTCVENSPYMLRKSNSTANYHEGNVGFSTTTDSVLQNSPNLKRNLNIQRSCSNANIRNIKSQSQSSRRSSFNSSDIDRASLAGRYLAASDSSSETGEQQAKSSLGSVSSGIKLNRAFSIRRARLSCESDTTPNTTPEERRRRAQSEVKPTPINKQQNYHRSRTSIVNVHNKESVKKSEPIKPRAASISRTDSTRLSMRAPKSSQHASTTQRPIQKASKDQKKSGRSNSTLTSKEVEFQNWKRRKSYDPMKAAAEGRKKLIDNSKKHHSTEDSSGNHDNSVLRSASFHGTGGALSLANEWSDNELSIAQNDNQVPPPCSPQLESDSDVETSYYLQTTQNVMSAMSARITVCHSPLVDSDNDSDEDTSHSLHKSISKTLHQPSDTESSDDRHPNAQSAISNTKYNRAFSLRRARLDLQPTKLPGNINKNKLVTPDTRKSESVSNISRTDSGRFSMRSNRTTNTGSKIKPKETKKPAMPNAREVEMQNWKRRKSYDPMKAAMEGRRKAGLVKKNTNPNLSPSNVARSRSFHGSSGFGVSDWSDEELAISADEATLY